Below is a genomic region from Marinilabiliales bacterium.
AGCCCAGAAATTAACCACATAAACAGAATCACTTCGGGTAGTAAGCCTTGGTTTAAGGTCATCAAAATTCATTGCCGGAACCTGTGCAATAGCGGCCGAAATGAAAAGATTTACTGAAATAAGCAATATTAATTTCCGCATATTTTACTGAATTGATCATAAACTATTTAATTTAAGAAACAGGAGTAGTGGTAAATTGTTTAAAGACCACAAATTAATTTTAATAATGCTGTCTTAAAAAGTGTTAATTTCAATTATTGCAGGATCCCCCGTATGTATAGCAAACAAATAGTTTAGCTAAAGCATAGCAGTTCCATCTGAATTGGAATACCTAACATGAATTACCATCGGGTGGTATCAGGAAATATCAATTCCGGAAACTTCCAGATAAGGAACAGCTTTCTTTATTCGTATAACCCTGCATGTAAGGCTCTTCACCGCACCTGAAATTGTCCCTGGATAGTTGAAAGGCCGTGTTTTCAGCTCCTGCCCGAATATGTCCCTGACCATAGCATAACATGTTTTGCTGCCCTCTTCGCAATTCTGTAGCCCAAGCAGGTCAAAACTGTAAGTTTCTCCCTCGGAGTAATAAGGATGCCTGGGCTCAAAGAAGAACCTGCCCTGGCAGTTGATCCGGTCAAGCCTGCAAGAAATTACACTACCGGGTTCTATCCCGTAATTACCATATATGGAGACCGGGATTAAATGCCTGAGTCCGTTGCAGTCCCTTCCCACATACCATGATCCTCCAGGGAGGAATTCGATGGTTTTGATTATTTCGAGCTTGTAATATTTTCCCGGACTAAGCAACAGGGTCTTGTCCTGAAATTTCCTGCCAGTCATACAATAAACCTTTGCAGCACAAAATTACTGGTATTTTATTAAATGACGGAGTGACCCGGTTACATGCCCCTGGATTATAATGTCCTCAATATTTGGTTATTTGATTTTTTTTTCATATATTACATCGAAACCGGGTTTTTTCAGGCACCTGTATTGTGATGTGTCTGAAACTAAATAAAATTTGTTAAACTTTAAAATAAAATAATTATGAGCAAATCATCAGTAAGCGCAATTCTGGGATTTATTGCAGGAGCAGCCGCAGGTGCGGCTATTGGAGTGTTGTTTGCTCCTGACAAAGGAACAACCACAAGAAAAAAGATCAAGACACAGGCACAAAAAGTTGGTGACGAGATGAAAGAGGGTCTGTCACTTAAGATAGATGAACTGAACAAGTATGTTGCCGGCTTTGTTGATGAAACAAAAGGCAAGATTGCCGATCTTGAGAAAAAGACCAAACAGGAAATACAGAATGTGAAAGAAAAGGCCGCTAAATAAAAGGATAATGGCAGATAATTCTTTCAAGGGAAATATTGCCGAGATTATCTCGGTTGCACGTTCATACGTGAATACAAGAATAGAACTGTGGAAACTGTCCCTGCTGGAAAAAGCGTCTCTGGCAGGGGCTCATTTCCTCAGCTCGGTAATTGTTGTACTGATAGTTGCATTTTGCCTACTTTTCATATCACTGGCATTTGCATACTGGTACGGACAGAAAACAGGCGATATGATTGCCGGGTTCCTCATTACAGCAGGTTTCTACCTGGTAATCGGACTCGTTTTTGTAATCAGCAGGAATTTTTTTGTGACAGGACCTGTTATCAAAACCCTGTCCAAAATAATGTACAATGAAGAACCCGATACAGATGCCGAAAAAGAAAAAGAATAAAGAGGCCAGATATACATCTTTACAGGACATAAGGTTGGCCAGGAACAGGCTCAGATATGAAATCCTGTTGTGTGAGGAGAGAATGAAAAACAGCAGTGTCAGACTTTTTGCGGGTTTTACGAATTCACTCAGGGATTTTGGTTTTTATGTCCGCAACAGGCTTTTTACATACGCATTTTTCCGCTCCCTTTCAAAATCTGGGATGATTTACGATTTTCTCACCAGTTTCAAAAAGGGCTTTAGCAAGAATTTGTAAAATAAATGCTTACTTTAAACATGCAGGCAAAACCGGTAGCTGAGCTATCCGGTTTTTTTAATGATTAAAAGAATATGCCCACACTGACAATGAACTGGCGGGCCCGCGAATCAAATTCCCTTTCCTGTCCCCCGACAGTAACGCCGCTACCGAGCTTGCTCAGGTTCCCCTCGTATTTGAGATCCAGGGCCAGCCTGTCAAAAAGATCAACACCAACTCCGGCCTGGTATCCGAAGGTAGCTGAATTGAAGTTCTCCTCCAGTCCGAATTCATTCAGCTCTGATGCAGTACTGAGCATTATGGTCCCAACAGGCCCAATCCCTACCCTGGCCGGCCCGAACCGGCGGCCTACAAGAACTGGTATGTCTAGTTTATTGTAGGTCTGTTCCTTAATAATTCCGGCGGTGTTCTGGCCAAGCTCGGTTACCCTTACCTCACTGCCAATACTCGAGAACAGTATTTCGGGCTGAATGAACATCCCAAAAAAATTGAGCTGCATCATAATTCCGCCGTGAAAACCAACACTGGCATCGTTAAGAGTTGTAAATGAATAATCATCAGTAACTAACTCTGTTGCATTAAAGTAGGCTGTATTTATGCCGCCCCTGAGTCCCATGCGAAATTGTGCTTCTGCACCTGCCATTAGTATAAAGGTCAGCAGACCTGTAATAATGAGTTTTTTCATAATTAGTGTTTTAGTAAATCCGGCAAACTATTTTAGCTGTAAATTTAATAAATGAACTCTGCATATTGTAACACAAGATAGTTTAAAATGTTGTTTTCCGAAAAGCTTTATTCTCTAAACTCTTCAAGAGCCTTAAGTCTTTCCAGCAATGGAGGATGGGAATAATAAACATAGACATACAGAGGGTGGGGGCGCAGATTGCTTAGGTTCTTGACAGTTAGTTTTTTCAGTGCGTCTGCAAGATTCCTTGCCGAGGAGTACCTGGCAGCAAACCTGTCCGCTTCATACTCATTGCGCCGCGAAAGCCAGTTGCCAGCAACACTGAACGCAGCTGATACCGGTGAATACAATATTCCAAACGCGACCAGGCCCATGTGGAAAGATGGTTCAACTGCTCCAAGGGCAACTGATAACCGGGGAGATGCAAGCATAACTGAGAGTATATAGAGAGTTACAGCAGTGGTAACCGCAGAAACCGCCATACCCGCAAATATGTGTCTCTTTTTGTAATGGCCGATCTCATGTGCAAGTACCGCAACTATCTCTTTAACTTTTAGATCACTGATCAGTGTGTCAAACAAAACTATCCTTTTTTTTCTGCCAAGTCCGGCAAAATAAGCATTGGCTTTTGTACTTCTCCTTGAACCGTCTATTACAAACACATCATCAAGCCTGAAGCCGGTGTTATTGCTCATAGCAGAGATCTCTTCCTTAAGCTCACCAGGTTCAAGGGGCGTCTGTTTATTAAAAAGAGGAACAATAAGTGTTGAATAAAACAGGTTCATAAAGATCATGAACAGGGTTATCAGGATGAGCGCCCATACCCAGAACCATTCAGTGGTAAGATAATAGAACCAGGTTACCAGGGCCAGAAGTCCGCCTCCGATAAGCAAACCAAGAAGCCATCCCTTGATCCTGTCGGTTATAAATAATTTGGGTGTTGATCTGTTAAACCCGAATCTCTCCTCTATCACAAATGTGCCATACCAGTCAAATGGTAAACTTATTATATCTGATGCCAGCATGATTATTCCGAAAAAAACAAGCGCAGTTACAACCGGGGTATCTGACAGAGTCCACGATATCCGGTCAACCAGTGCAAAACCGCCCAAAAAAAGCATCGCCAGAATAATTGTCATGCCCACAAAAGAACGAAGAAGAGAATAACGCTGCTTAACCTTCTCATATTCAATAGACTTTGCGTATCGATCCTCGTCATAAATCTCTTTAAGTTCATCCGGAAGCCGCGGGGTCCTCCTGGTTGAGTTCAGGTATTCAAAAAGCGCTTCTGCAATAAACGAAGCAATAACAAAAATCACAAGCAGTTCAAAAAGCATACTCCATATTTTAAAAAAGTACAAAAATAGTTTTTTTCACTCAACACCAAGCTGCCTGTCCAACTGTTCTGCTATCTCAGCCCTCTCTTCCAGAATAACAACATATTCTGCAGTTAACTGTTTACGTGCAACCTGGTATGATCTTCTTGCCCAGACCAGAGCCTGTCTGCTATCTCCTCTCATTTCATTTACCAGGGCCAGGTTATGCATGGCAGCGGCCACCAAATTTCTATTCATCCTGTCAAGTTGTTCGAGGTATATCGCCTCAGCAATTTCCAATTCATTGGATATGAAATGACGGTAAGCTTTGCGCATATTCCTGTTCCCCCGAAAATAAACCATCCTGTCACCAGTCATCCAGTGAGGGGAAATTCTTCTGGCAAAGTCCAGTGCCGTTAGATAGGCTGTCTCCATGAAAACCTCTGCAATATCCGGCATTTTGTACAGCACCTCATTTATATCCCAGTCCGTGAAATCCAATACAAGGGTATCAGTAAAAACATACTCATCAATAACGCCCCCCCCTCCTCCTTCATAGATACGCCAGCCTGCAGTAATGTCAACATCGATCAAAGCCCAGTAATACCGGTTCCATCCACCCATGGAGTTCCAGCGTTCTTCACTGATCGAGTCGCTGTATACAACCCTTAAATATTCGAGGGATATCAATGCATCAGCAGCAAGGGGACCACATAATTCACTAACAAACAAAGGATCAAGCGGCAATGGAATCTGATATCTTTCACTCATGCCCGTTTCAAGTATCATTGTACTGTCCATGTATTCAGTTCCAGGCGATTCATTGAGTATATCGGCCAGTGCAAAGATCAGCTCGGTGGTTGTTTGGTTGAGTAAATCTGACAGGAACTGGTCCGAAATAACCGGTTCGGGTCTTACTGTCTGTAAGGGTGGTAAAACAGTATCAGCGATTGTTCTGTTAAGCAGGAGCACCCTGTTTATTTCAGGTGGAAGCGGATCAGATGCAGGCTCCAGAACCTGTATTTCAATTTTCGAAACCGATACGCACGAAAATGCCGATACCGCAGCAAGCAAAATGACTAGCCTGGTAAACATAAATTAAGATGTGCTTTAAATGCTACCATAATCTTATTTTACAATATCGGTAATTATGTAAAGATTGTTTATTTTTCGGATTTTCCGGGTACAGTAATCATAATTTTAAAACATGGGGCAACGACTTCTGGTCTGCAATGCTATTTCCTGCAACAATAATAATGCCGGAAAGCCAATTGATATACTGATCTCTGATGGCTTAATTCAATCTGTCCATCCGGCAGGAACGATTTCTTGTGATTGCAGCTCCCTGGATGCCGGAGGATCCATTGCCATGCCGGGCATGATCGATATTCATATTCATGGCGCCGGTGGTTCAGACAGCCTTGATGGAACAAGAGAAAGCCTTGAAACCATATCCCGGACACTTGCTAAAACAGGCACCACCTCATTCCTCACCACGATGGTTGTCACCCCGGGAGAAGGTAACCGGCACCTTAAAAGAGCCGCTGATTGTACCGGTTCTGATCTTGGAGGAGCTGAGCTTCTGGGCATATATATTGAAGGGCCATTTATCAGCATGGAAAAGAGAGGTGGTATTCTTCCCGGATGCATTACCGCCCCCTCTCCCGCCATTCTGGATGAGATCCTTGAACTTGCAGGCGATGCAATGAAGGTCATGTGCGTGGCCCCGGAATTGGAAGGAATTGATGAAATTATCAAAACCCTGATATATAGCGGAATAAAAGTTTCATTCGGCCATTCTGATGCAGGATATGATGAGACGGTTAAGGGATTCGGTATGGGTATCAGCCACGTGACCCACCTTTTCAACACGATGAGACCGCTTCACCACAGGAATCCGGGCCCGCTTGCAGCGATATTTGAAAACAGCAGCATTACTGCCGAACTGATAGGAGATTCATACCATGTACACCCCAGCCTCATTAATATGGCATACAGGCTCAAAACATCAAGGGGACTTGTATGTATAACCGACGGTATAAGAAGCACGGGGCTGCCTGACGGAAAATACATGTACAATAACAAGGAGTATATATCTGAAGGTGGACTGGCGAGGTACACTGACGGTACATTTATCGGCTCGACCATGAGCCTCAAAGAAATAACCTCCAACTTCATGAAATTCACGGGCTGCTCCCTGAATGAGGCCATCGACACAGTAACGATCAACCCGGCCAGAATAGCAGGGGTTGATAACAGGAAAGGATCCCTGGAACCGGGTAAGGATGCTGACATTCTGCTGGTAACTCCTTCTCTTGAAATCAAAAAAACCATAATTGCAGGCAGAATTACTGACAATGATCAATAAAAAATCATAATCCTATGCATTTTACGTGGCTGGACACCATCATACTCATTGCATATATTGCAGGTATTACATGGTTTGGTATCAGAATTGCCGGAAAGCAGGTCTCTTCCGGGGACTATTTCCTGGGTGGCAGGAAGATTCCCTGGTGGGCTGTCTGCTTCGCCATTGTAGCAACCGAAACCAGCACCCTTACTTTCATAAGTATTCCCGGACTGGCATACCTAACAAACATGAACTTCCTGCAACTTACAATTGGATACTTCATAGGAAGGGTGATCGTTGCATGGATAATCCTGCCATCCTATTTCAAAGGTGAACTGGGCACTGCATATACTTTCCTGGCCAACCGCTTCGGGACGCCAATGAAAAACCTCGCATCCGGTGTTTTTATGCTAACCCGGCTTGCCGCCGACGGTGTCAGGTTGTTCGCAACAGCCATACCGCTGGCGCTGATACTCCAGGGGACATTTCTTGCAGCCAATGTAACGGATGAATGGATCTACATTGGATCTATTCTGCTAATCGCAATTGTCTCACTAAGCTATACATATGTCGGGGGACTCAGGGCGGTTGTATGGATGGATGTGGTGCAGCTGTTTATCTATTTCGCCGGAGCAACTGCAGCCATTATTATTGTCGGAGGTGATACCGGTGGACTTAAGGAGGGGATCGCCATGGCCGCAGAAGCAGGAAAATTTGAAGTTTTCAACTTCTCTTTTGAAGGGGGAATCAGGGGCTTCTTTTCAACTCCCTATACATTTATAGGAAGCATTCTGGGTGGAGCATTCCTCTCAATGGCCTCGCATGGCATAGATCAGCTGATCGTGCAGCGCCTGCTTGCTGCCGGATCATTGCCTGCAAGCCGCAAAGCGCTGGTCTGGACAGGAGGTATAATCATTCTGCAGTTTGCACTCTTTCTTTTTCTTGGAAGCCTTCTGTTTGTCTTTTACGGTGGAGCTGAGATTGTTTCTGATGAAGTTTTTCCCATGTTCATCATAGAAGAGATGCCTGCCGGACTGAGCGGACTGATTATTGCTGCGCTCTTTGCTGCTGCCATGTCAACACTGTCCAGCTCAATTACAGCTCTTGGATCTGCCACGATGTTTGACTATGTTGTTCCGTATTACAAAAAACTGGGCAAAACCAACGAGATGGCCATTTCAAGGGTAATAACGCTCATCTGGTGCATTCTGCTTGTAGGATC
It encodes:
- a CDS encoding YtxH domain-containing protein, yielding MSKSSVSAILGFIAGAAAGAAIGVLFAPDKGTTTRKKIKTQAQKVGDEMKEGLSLKIDELNKYVAGFVDETKGKIADLEKKTKQEIQNVKEKAAK
- a CDS encoding phage holin family protein, which encodes MADNSFKGNIAEIISVARSYVNTRIELWKLSLLEKASLAGAHFLSSVIVVLIVAFCLLFISLAFAYWYGQKTGDMIAGFLITAGFYLVIGLVFVISRNFFVTGPVIKTLSKIMYNEEPDTDAEKEKE
- a CDS encoding PorT family protein, which encodes MKKLIITGLLTFILMAGAEAQFRMGLRGGINTAYFNATELVTDDYSFTTLNDASVGFHGGIMMQLNFFGMFIQPEILFSSIGSEVRVTELGQNTAGIIKEQTYNKLDIPVLVGRRFGPARVGIGPVGTIMLSTASELNEFGLEENFNSATFGYQAGVGVDLFDRLALDLKYEGNLSKLGSGVTVGGQEREFDSRARQFIVSVGIFF
- a CDS encoding M48 family peptidase, translated to MLFELLVIFVIASFIAEALFEYLNSTRRTPRLPDELKEIYDEDRYAKSIEYEKVKQRYSLLRSFVGMTIILAMLFLGGFALVDRISWTLSDTPVVTALVFFGIIMLASDIISLPFDWYGTFVIEERFGFNRSTPKLFITDRIKGWLLGLLIGGGLLALVTWFYYLTTEWFWVWALILITLFMIFMNLFYSTLIVPLFNKQTPLEPGELKEEISAMSNNTGFRLDDVFVIDGSRRSTKANAYFAGLGRKKRIVLFDTLISDLKVKEIVAVLAHEIGHYKKRHIFAGMAVSAVTTAVTLYILSVMLASPRLSVALGAVEPSFHMGLVAFGILYSPVSAAFSVAGNWLSRRNEYEADRFAARYSSARNLADALKKLTVKNLSNLRPHPLYVYVYYSHPPLLERLKALEEFRE
- a CDS encoding tetratricopeptide repeat protein, coding for MLAAVSAFSCVSVSKIEIQVLEPASDPLPPEINRVLLLNRTIADTVLPPLQTVRPEPVISDQFLSDLLNQTTTELIFALADILNESPGTEYMDSTMILETGMSERYQIPLPLDPLFVSELCGPLAADALISLEYLRVVYSDSISEERWNSMGGWNRYYWALIDVDITAGWRIYEGGGGGVIDEYVFTDTLVLDFTDWDINEVLYKMPDIAEVFMETAYLTALDFARRISPHWMTGDRMVYFRGNRNMRKAYRHFISNELEIAEAIYLEQLDRMNRNLVAAAMHNLALVNEMRGDSRQALVWARRSYQVARKQLTAEYVVILEERAEIAEQLDRQLGVE
- the nagA gene encoding N-acetylglucosamine-6-phosphate deacetylase, whose amino-acid sequence is MGQRLLVCNAISCNNNNAGKPIDILISDGLIQSVHPAGTISCDCSSLDAGGSIAMPGMIDIHIHGAGGSDSLDGTRESLETISRTLAKTGTTSFLTTMVVTPGEGNRHLKRAADCTGSDLGGAELLGIYIEGPFISMEKRGGILPGCITAPSPAILDEILELAGDAMKVMCVAPELEGIDEIIKTLIYSGIKVSFGHSDAGYDETVKGFGMGISHVTHLFNTMRPLHHRNPGPLAAIFENSSITAELIGDSYHVHPSLINMAYRLKTSRGLVCITDGIRSTGLPDGKYMYNNKEYISEGGLARYTDGTFIGSTMSLKEITSNFMKFTGCSLNEAIDTVTINPARIAGVDNRKGSLEPGKDADILLVTPSLEIKKTIIAGRITDNDQ
- a CDS encoding sodium:solute symporter; the encoded protein is MHFTWLDTIILIAYIAGITWFGIRIAGKQVSSGDYFLGGRKIPWWAVCFAIVATETSTLTFISIPGLAYLTNMNFLQLTIGYFIGRVIVAWIILPSYFKGELGTAYTFLANRFGTPMKNLASGVFMLTRLAADGVRLFATAIPLALILQGTFLAANVTDEWIYIGSILLIAIVSLSYTYVGGLRAVVWMDVVQLFIYFAGATAAIIIVGGDTGGLKEGIAMAAEAGKFEVFNFSFEGGIRGFFSTPYTFIGSILGGAFLSMASHGIDQLIVQRLLAAGSLPASRKALVWTGGIIILQFALFLFLGSLLFVFYGGAEIVSDEVFPMFIIEEMPAGLSGLIIAALFAAAMSTLSSSITALGSATMFDYVVPYYKKLGKTNEMAISRVITLIWCILLVGSAIFFMQSSEIVVELALSIASFTYGGLLGTFFLGVLFKRTGINDAIPAFIAGIAIMVYIILSTSVAWTWYTLIGASVTVITGWLLSLRSSFPRKRL